A window of Fusarium falciforme chromosome 1, complete sequence genomic DNA:
CAGGGGGTGTGATCAGGAAATTAAGGGCAGAATTGGAGACGGTGCGTCGTGAAGCCGCAGACAGGCACGCGGATTTCGATGAGAAGCAGAGACTTGAGGCCAGAAACAAGGAACTAGAGCTCGAGGTTGCAGACATGAGGCAGCAACTGGAAGCGGCTAACAAGACGTTGCTGGAATGGAAGCAGCAACTAACGGCTCTGATAGGGGACAAAGCCCCGTGAGCTCCATCTCAGGGCGTCCTGCAAATTAAGACATGCTTGTTGAAACCAAGAGCCTTTCTTACGTGAATCTGTAGTATCTTCGCCTCGGTAGATGAAGCCAGTGGACTGAAGAACCAGACCTATTGCCAAGGAAGCCCAGAACGAGGCCAGTTCGGAATACGGTAAGCACATAATACGAGACCTAGATTAAGGGGAGTCTCCGTCACCAGATGAATGGTCACACGAGAAGACTTCCCTCTTGATCCGAGGTGATGCCATGATCACTTGTCTCTCGCGCCCTAGATAGCTGCGAAGGTCCAGGACCACATGGTGATTACAAATTATGACCCCCATGAGTCTCCATTTGCCCACGCCACCCTGAGATAGCGGTCAACGCATGTCAATTTCACCCTCTGCCCTCAGCCGACTCAACCCATTATCTCCTCTAATTTGCCATCCTGGCTATTTTCGGCATCATCCGTATCCTATTGCCGATATCGCTGCGAGACTTGCTATCGAGCTCTGCTTGGGGCAAATTTGTCATCAAAGGGGCCTCCATACGCCCTTTGGTTGACGAGACTACCATCTCTACTCCCCCTTTCTGCTCCGCCTGCTTTGCGCCTTGTTGGGGTCTAACTTCCTAGCCTCCGTCCTCTATGGAGCTTCAAAGCTTGCTACCAAACCCCTCATGTGGAGAAATTTGTCATCAAGGAGGGCATGCAGGTGTCCTTCAGTTGACGGATATTACGATTGAGGTATGAGCTACCTAATACCAATGTGGTTCTTAGATAGCATTTCAATTTGATCTGTGATACAATGTCCCTTGGCCATTGTCAATTTGACCACCTCTCTGGCTTCTCTACTTTGTGCCTTGTTGTGATTCTGCCTCCCAACCTGCATCCTTCGAGTGGTTTTACAGCTTGCTACCAAATCTCTCTATCCTGTCGACATCTCCCTTTCAACTCATCATGGACAGCTTGACTATGACCCCTTTTGGCAAAGAGATGCGGGAAAAACACTTTCTGTTCGGAAAAGAGCAAGTGAATCTCAATCAAGGTGAAAACAAATCGACTAGGGCTTGTGTTTTACACGACTGACTCCTTTCTCAAGGGGCCTATGGATCTTATCCCCGCCATGTAAGAGATGCATTGCGCCACTGGCAAGATGCAGCCGAGTCTGAGCCTGACAAGTTCATTCGCTACACCTTCCCCAAAAAGCTCGACGAGATCCGTCATCAGGTTGCCTCCTTTCTCAACGCCGATGTCGAGGGCACTGTCCTTGTACCTAACGCAACTACTGGTCTGAATACAGTCCTCCGCAACCTAAGGTTCCAGCCTGGAGATAAGGTCGTTTATTTTAGAGGGGTATACGGTGCCATTGGCAAGACAGTGGATTATCTGACGGAGACGACCCCTGTTACGAGCCTTGAGGTCGATTTTGACCCTACTCAAGACACTGAAGAGTCGATTCTAGCACGGTTCACAGGCAGCATCAGGGAATAtggcgacaaggtcaaggtggCAATATTCGACACGGTCATGAGCATGCCCGGTGTAAGGATGCCTTTCGAGCAACTGACCAAGATCTGTCGGCAACATGGTATCTTCAGTGTCATTGACGGTGCACACGGCATTGGCTTCATTGACCTGAACCTCAAGGAACTAGATCCTGATTTCTTGGTCACAAACTGCCACAAGTGAGTCTACTACAACCAACCGGCTCCGCCAAAACTGACACTCATCTCAGGTGGCTGTTCATACCCCGAGCATGCGCAGTCTTCTATGTTGCGCCTCGAAACCAGCACCTGATGCGTTCCTCTTTACCAACCTCTCACGGCTTCGTGCCCCTAGGGTCGAGCAAGCATTTTAACCCCAACCAATCCAATGCCCAAAACCCGTTTGTTGCCCAGTTCGAGTACACCGGCACGATCGATACAGCCCCGATTCTGTGTATACCAGCAGCTCTCGAGTTTCGGAGCAGGGCTTGCGGAGGCGAGTTAGCCATCAGAGAGTACTGTGTCGACCTCGCCCGTACAGGCGGACGTGCCGTTGCCGAGATACTGGGTACAGAGACCTTGCCGATTCCCACTGGGAGACATGTCGGATTTGCCAACGTTCGTCTGCCCCTTACAGTTCAAGGCCATGCCAGTGTGACTGAAGGGGTACCGGCAAAGGACGTCAATACTGTCATCAATTTCATGTTCCGAAAGTTTACGGAGGATTACCACACTTTTATCAATGTCTTGTACTTCTCGGGTGCACTATGGGCAAGGTTGTGTGCTACTGTCTATCTCGACTTGAATGACTTCAAGTATGGTGGTATGGTTCTGAAAAAGCTCTGCCAAAGGATAGAAAGTGGCGAGTACCTGACTCAGGAAGCACGAGATATTTAATCTGCTTGAAACAACAGGACATAGATTGTTGCTCGTGCTCCTCAGCCAAATTCTATGAAAATATCTGCCAAATGCAACCGTTTTTAATCTGCTATCAACATGCTCTTCACCCACTTCTTCATGGCTTCAATACACCCCCCGTtgcgcttctcctcggcctctAGGATTATAAAGTCATGCGCCAGCTTCTCTTGAAGATCGAATTGAAGCTCCATGCTTGGGGAACTTATCAAATACTTTCACGAGCAGTATCAGCCTTGGAGTCCTCCGGAAAACTCTTTTTCCCCCTAGAACTGTAATGTCAGAGTTATTTCCataaaacctttttattCGTCAACTTTTGGTGAGTTACTAACTTCGGTTTCCAAACAATCGAACACTTCTGACCCCGAACTCCTTCTTTCTCGCTGCCTCCTGAAATAATGACCTCGTTACGCAACGTAATGTCACAAATGTGTGCTTAAAAACGGCTTTCGAGGCCCTGAAGGTTTAAATACAAGTCTTGTCGTATTACTGAGATATTTCTTCTCTCTCTGTTCCATTTCATAGCGCCCTTCGGGTCAGTGACCCGGCATGAGGCTTGTAATTTGCGCTGTTGCTCTGCGGGTAAGTATTCCCTCAGTCTCGATTATCATTCACAGTGAACTCCTTGAAAGAAACAGCCACCGATTCACCCTGCTCACTCAGAGCATGAGCAAAGATACCAAAGATGGGGCCAGTCATCTCCCGAGCAACAAACTTCCAGGCCTCCAGGGTTCCAACTTGAGTCCACTCCTGCTCACCACCCCGAGCAAAGAAAGTCCACTTCTTGGGGTCTGCGGCGATCCGAAATTGTACCTGGGAAACCTCGGCGCTGACAGAGGTCTCACCAAGCAACACGTTGTCGATATCCATGCTCACAGCCCCACAAGTAATCTTTCGAGAATCAGAGTTGTAAACGATAGAGACGTGTCGAGGGTGGTCCTTGTACACAGCCAGTCCTGCTTCAAtccccttctccagcttTGAAACATCAAGAGTAGCAGTTGAGACAGAGTTCAAAGTCATCTGTCTTCGACCAACAAACGTCGAGGCGCCCAATGGAGTCGAGAGATTGGCGCGGCTGGGGTACAAAACCCAGGGGCTAGCGTCATCCTCAGGAATTTGATACTTGGAGAGGTCGGGCGTTCGGATATAAAGGTTGCTCACGTTTCGAGGAGCAACAATTTCTGGAAGTCCCTCCGGAACCTTGACAGGTTTTGCCAGGAACTTCATGGTGGGCTGAGTGATCTTTGGCCAGCCACCTTCAGGCCACTCGACAGGGGCTAAGAAGCTCTCTCTTCCAAGGGGAGCCACAAAGTTGTCTTTGCCAAGGGGCTCTCCCTCGTTCTCGTTCCGAACGCCCAGCCCGCTCACCCACCACCGACCCTCGCCGTCCTGGAATAGCtcgccatggccaagatTTTGAATGTACTCATCTTTGCCGTCTGCGGTCATGATAGGGTTCTGTGCGTAATCCTCATACGGCCCCCAGA
This region includes:
- a CDS encoding Aminotran-5 domain-containing protein yields the protein MDSLTMTPFGKEMREKHFLFGKEQVNLNQGAYGSYPRHVRDALRHWQDAAESEPDKFIRYTFPKKLDEIRHQVASFLNADVEGTVLVPNATTGLNTVLRNLRFQPGDKVVYFRGVYGAIGKTVDYLTETTPVTSLEVDFDPTQDTEESILARFTGSIREYGDKVKVAIFDTVMSMPGVRMPFEQLTKICRQHGIFSVIDGAHGIGFIDLNLKELDPDFLVTNCHKWLFIPRACAVFYVAPRNQHLMRSSLPTSHGFVPLGSSKHFNPNQSNAQNPFVAQFEYTGTIDTAPILCIPAALEFRSRACGGELAIREYCVDLARTGGRAVAEILGTETLPIPTGRHVGFANVRLPLTVQGHASVTEGVPAKDVNTVINFMFRKFTEDYHTFINVLYFSGALWARLCATVYLDLNDFKYGGMVLKKLCQRIESGEYLTQEARDI
- a CDS encoding GH43-C2 domain-containing protein, which encodes MKLVEYRNPIVPGFSPDPSVVFVDGVFYLANSSFHVFPGIPIYASRDLKTWTHIGNAINRPEQLSLDGASTAKMPLDTGHFMYASGGLFAPTIRYHRGKFYVICTNFPAFGTSKKAQNFIISCADIWAGNWSDPVYIPFYGIDPSLFFEDDGRVYFQGCYSIGNRMKQPTCTIKQFEIDVETGKQLSEEREIWGGHAKYDTEGPHIYKIGKWYYLLVAEGGTFEHHMLSIGRSESIWGPYEDYAQNPIMTADGKDEYIQNLGHGELFQDGEGRWWVSGLGVRNENEGEPLGKDNFVAPLGRESFLAPVEWPEGGWPKITQPTMKFLAKPVKVPEGLPEIVAPRNVSNLYIRTPDLSKYQIPEDDASPWVLYPSRANLSTPLGASTFVGRRQMTLNSVSTATLDVSKLEKGIEAGLAVYKDHPRHVSIVYNSDSRKITCGAVSMDIDNVLLGETSVSAEVSQVQFRIAADPKKWTFFARGGEQEWTQVGTLEAWKFVAREMTGPIFGIFAHALSEQGESVAVSFKEFTVNDNRD